A window from Pokkaliibacter sp. MBI-7 encodes these proteins:
- the xylA gene encoding xylose isomerase produces the protein MTAYFDAIEQVRYEGPDSSNPLAFRHYDPQQVILGKTMAEHLRMAACYWHTFVWGGADVFGQGTFIRPWQQAGDEMELALLKADIAFEFFHKLNIPYYCFHDVDVFPEGRSLKEYLYRFAQMQEVLQRKQEETGVRLLWGTANCFSHRRYMAGAATNPDPEIFAYAASQVCAAMQATHALGGVNYVLWGGREGYETLLNTDLRQEREQLGRFMQMVVEHKHRIGFSGTLLIEPKPQEPTKHQYDYDSATVYGFLKQFGLEQEIKVNIEANHATLAGHSFQHEVATAISLGIFGSIDANRGDAQLGWDTDQFPNSVEENTLVMYEILKAGGFVNGGFNFDARVRRMSIDRYDLFHGHIGAMDVLALSLKRAAAMLEKDQLGDAVAHRYRGWSAPLGKQILQGEHSLSSLQQLVVDTSMDPQPVSGQQEYLENVVNRVLY, from the coding sequence ATGACGGCGTATTTCGATGCCATCGAACAGGTCCGTTACGAAGGACCCGACAGCAGCAACCCCCTGGCGTTTCGCCATTACGACCCACAGCAGGTCATTCTGGGTAAAACCATGGCCGAGCACCTGCGTATGGCGGCCTGCTACTGGCATACCTTCGTCTGGGGCGGTGCCGATGTCTTCGGTCAGGGCACCTTTATCCGCCCCTGGCAGCAGGCCGGTGATGAGATGGAACTGGCCCTGCTCAAGGCCGACATTGCCTTCGAGTTCTTCCATAAGCTGAATATTCCCTATTACTGCTTCCATGATGTCGATGTGTTCCCCGAAGGCCGCTCACTGAAGGAGTACCTGTACCGCTTTGCCCAGATGCAGGAAGTGCTGCAACGCAAGCAGGAAGAAACCGGCGTTCGCTTGCTCTGGGGTACCGCCAACTGTTTCTCTCATCGCCGTTATATGGCGGGCGCGGCGACCAACCCGGACCCGGAAATTTTCGCCTATGCCGCATCGCAGGTCTGCGCCGCCATGCAGGCCACCCATGCGCTGGGTGGCGTCAACTATGTGCTGTGGGGCGGTCGCGAAGGCTACGAGACGCTGCTCAATACCGATCTGCGACAGGAACGTGAACAACTGGGGCGCTTCATGCAGATGGTGGTGGAGCACAAGCATCGCATCGGCTTCAGCGGCACCCTGCTGATCGAGCCCAAACCGCAGGAGCCCACCAAGCACCAGTACGATTACGACAGTGCCACGGTGTACGGCTTCCTCAAGCAGTTCGGTCTGGAGCAGGAGATCAAAGTGAATATCGAGGCCAACCATGCCACGCTGGCAGGTCACTCCTTCCAGCACGAAGTGGCGACAGCCATTTCACTGGGCATCTTCGGCTCCATTGATGCCAACCGTGGCGACGCCCAGCTGGGCTGGGATACCGATCAGTTCCCCAACAGCGTCGAGGAAAATACTCTGGTTATGTACGAAATCCTCAAAGCCGGTGGTTTCGTCAACGGAGGCTTCAACTTCGATGCGCGGGTACGGCGCATGAGTATCGACCGCTATGACCTGTTCCATGGCCACATCGGCGCTATGGATGTACTGGCGCTGTCACTGAAACGGGCAGCGGCAATGCTGGAGAAGGATCAGCTCGGCGATGCCGTTGCTCATCGTTATCGTGGCTGGAGTGCACCACTGGGCAAGCAGATCCTGCAGGGCGAACATTCACTGTCATCACTGCAGCAGCTGGTAGTGGATACGAGCATGGACCCGCAGCCCGTATCCGGGCAGCAGGAATATCTGGAAAACGTGGTCAACCGCGTCCTGTATTAA
- a CDS encoding carboxymuconolactone decarboxylase family protein: MAKSYKEINQDQRQYSSQLRQASTDTMTAFANLYKASLAEGALSRKYKELIALGIGIAARCDGCIGDHVAGALKAGASREELVETINVAIMMGGGPSVIYGSHALSAVDELSARSD; encoded by the coding sequence ATGGCCAAGAGCTACAAAGAGATCAATCAGGACCAGCGCCAGTACAGCAGCCAGCTGCGGCAGGCCAGCACCGATACCATGACGGCGTTTGCCAATCTGTATAAGGCATCGCTGGCAGAAGGTGCGCTGTCACGTAAATACAAGGAGCTGATTGCGCTGGGGATCGGCATCGCCGCCCGCTGTGACGGCTGTATTGGTGATCATGTGGCGGGAGCGCTGAAGGCAGGCGCCAGCCGTGAAGAGCTGGTAGAGACCATCAATGTGGCCATCATGATGGGCGGCGGCCCTTCGGTGATTTATGGCAGCCATGCGTTATCAGCCGTCGATGAACTGTCAGCCAGATCCGACTGA
- a CDS encoding DNA ligase, which translates to MSALSLRTWGALTLAGLSLSASPRLLLAADTPPLMLANSFSPHTVLANYWISEKLDGVRAYWDGKRLLSRSGNAIEPPSWFTAGWPQQPLDGELWMGRGQFAALSGTVRQLQADDSAWRKVHFMVYDLPAWPGDFNRRDQQLSEVIKAINQPWVQHVEQQRVNNLEELHTWLANVEREGGEGLMLKRGESLYHASRSDDLLKYKRHQDAEAEVIGYIPGKGKYTGMVGALLVRNQAGLEFRLGSGLSDAERREPPPLGSQITYRYDGTTKTGVPRFARFLRMRIE; encoded by the coding sequence ATGTCTGCTTTATCACTACGAACCTGGGGGGCGCTGACCCTGGCCGGGCTATCACTGTCGGCATCACCACGCCTGTTGCTGGCCGCCGATACTCCACCGCTGATGCTGGCCAACAGTTTCAGCCCTCATACCGTGCTGGCCAATTACTGGATCAGTGAAAAACTCGATGGTGTGCGCGCCTATTGGGATGGCAAGCGCCTGCTGAGCCGCAGTGGCAATGCTATTGAGCCACCGTCCTGGTTTACCGCCGGGTGGCCGCAACAGCCGCTGGACGGGGAGTTGTGGATGGGGCGTGGCCAGTTTGCTGCTCTGTCAGGTACGGTGCGCCAGCTGCAGGCCGATGATAGTGCCTGGCGCAAGGTGCATTTCATGGTCTATGACCTGCCAGCCTGGCCGGGCGACTTCAACCGCCGTGATCAGCAACTGTCTGAGGTGATCAAGGCCATCAATCAGCCCTGGGTACAGCATGTGGAGCAGCAGCGGGTCAATAATCTGGAAGAGTTGCACACCTGGCTCGCCAACGTCGAACGTGAGGGCGGTGAAGGGCTGATGCTAAAACGCGGTGAGTCGCTGTATCACGCCAGCCGCAGCGATGATCTGCTCAAGTACAAACGCCATCAGGATGCGGAAGCCGAAGTGATTGGCTACATCCCCGGCAAGGGTAAATACACTGGCATGGTCGGTGCCCTGCTGGTACGTAATCAGGCGGGGCTGGAGTTTCGGCTGGGCAGTGGCCTGAGTGATGCCGAGCGCCGGGAGCCGCCACCGCTGGGCAGCCAGATTACCTATCGCTACGACGGCACCACCAAGACCGGGGTGCCGCGCTTTGCCCGCTTTCTGCGAATGCGCATAGAGTAG
- a CDS encoding exopolysaccharide biosynthesis protein, with protein MDSIHSSSAHRTSSLLMLLASTHQGERLSLAELCSGLGNRSFGLLLLLFALPNCIPLGIPGLSTLTGIPLALITVQLLLAYPAPVLPGWLSRRSLSNRDFQRLCRTTCPWLARIERLTRPRWLALTCRQAERWLGLLSLILAVVLILPIPFGNVPPAWALVLLALAMIERDGLLLLLGIALSAASLFWVYGLLWAMVESALYMFNHWWQS; from the coding sequence ATGGACAGCATTCACTCTTCTTCAGCCCATCGCACCTCATCATTGCTAATGTTACTGGCCAGCACCCATCAGGGTGAGCGCCTGAGTCTGGCAGAGCTATGCAGCGGCCTTGGCAACCGCTCCTTCGGCTTACTGCTCCTGCTGTTTGCCCTGCCCAATTGCATTCCCCTCGGTATTCCCGGGTTGTCGACCCTGACCGGTATCCCGCTGGCACTGATTACCGTGCAACTGCTGCTGGCCTACCCAGCTCCGGTGCTGCCCGGCTGGCTCAGCCGCCGCTCTCTCAGCAATCGCGACTTCCAGCGTCTGTGCCGCACTACCTGTCCCTGGCTGGCACGCATCGAGCGTCTGACACGTCCGCGTTGGTTAGCCTTGACCTGCAGACAGGCGGAGCGCTGGCTGGGGTTACTGAGCCTGATCCTGGCAGTCGTGCTGATTCTGCCGATCCCCTTCGGCAACGTGCCACCGGCCTGGGCACTGGTACTGCTGGCACTGGCGATGATTGAGCGTGATGGCCTGCTACTGCTGCTGGGCATTGCCCTCAGTGCTGCCAGTCTGTTCTGGGTCTATGGATTGCTGTGGGCCATGGTGGAATCTGCGCTTTATATGTTCAATCACTGGTGGCAGTCATGA
- the rpoH gene encoding RNA polymerase sigma factor RpoH, translating into MSRSLLPVEIMSPGRNLEGYIQAVNAIPMLTADEEKQLAEKLFYENDLASAQRMVLAHLRFVVHIAKSYSGYGLNQADLIQEGNIGLMKAVRRFDPSVGVRLVSFAVHWIKAEMHEFILRNWRIVKVATTKAQRKMFFNLRSAKKKLAWFTNDEVHSVADSLGVDPQVVREMEGRLTAQDMAFDAGNDDDDDKAYQAPAYFLEDKRADPARQLEESDWEEHANEGLDRALEMLDERSRDILYKRWLSEDKSTLHELAAEYGVSAERIRQLEKSAMKKLRTSMESVMAA; encoded by the coding sequence ATGAGTCGTAGTCTTCTGCCTGTTGAGATCATGTCCCCGGGTCGCAACCTCGAGGGCTACATCCAGGCTGTCAACGCGATTCCGATGTTGACCGCTGACGAAGAAAAGCAGCTGGCCGAGAAACTGTTCTATGAGAACGATCTGGCTTCTGCTCAGCGGATGGTACTGGCGCACCTGCGCTTTGTTGTTCATATCGCCAAAAGCTATTCCGGTTATGGCCTCAATCAGGCTGACCTGATTCAGGAAGGCAACATCGGTCTGATGAAAGCGGTGCGCCGTTTTGACCCCAGCGTGGGTGTGCGTCTGGTGTCCTTTGCCGTGCACTGGATCAAGGCCGAAATGCACGAGTTCATCCTGCGCAACTGGCGTATCGTCAAAGTGGCCACCACCAAGGCTCAGCGCAAGATGTTCTTCAACCTGCGCAGCGCCAAGAAAAAGCTGGCCTGGTTTACCAACGATGAAGTGCATTCCGTCGCTGACAGCCTGGGCGTTGATCCTCAGGTGGTGCGCGAGATGGAAGGCCGTCTGACCGCGCAGGACATGGCGTTCGATGCCGGTAATGACGACGACGATGACAAGGCCTATCAGGCGCCAGCTTACTTTCTGGAAGACAAGCGCGCCGATCCGGCTCGCCAGCTGGAAGAAAGTGACTGGGAAGAGCACGCCAACGAAGGTCTGGACCGTGCACTGGAAATGCTGGACGAGCGCAGCCGCGATATTCTTTACAAGCGCTGGCTGTCTGAAGACAAGTCGACGTTGCATGAGCTGGCCGCCGAGTACGGCGTATCTGCCGAGCGTATTCGCCAGCTGGAGAAGAGCGCAATGAAGAAACTGCGCACTTCCATGGAAAGTGTGATGGCCGCCTGA
- a CDS encoding galactose mutarotase — MSVAAETLPTTLRSFELHSDSGALRCTISNLGARWLSAWVPDRDGQWEDVLLGYPQLQDYCHDSAYFGAIVGPWANRIAHGRFELDGQTIQLQQNQGSNHLHGGDQGLHAQRWQCLEHSPQQLRLGCSLPASRSGYPADVRVEVTYRIVDSTLHIHYQAEVSARCPLNLTAHPYFNLAPRRGDIGQHWLQIHAGRYLAVDEQLIPQSEEAVDNSPFDLRQPRQLAGILALLTQPGCPRQLSLGAGLDHCWLPDGQGLREVALVYEPHSGRQLRVSSDQPGLQCYTGNYLAGIAGRQGLYRNHAGFCLEAQALPDQVNSPRAADCLYTPERPYRQHSCYQFTTRSG; from the coding sequence ATGTCTGTTGCTGCTGAAACCTTGCCCACCACCCTGCGAAGCTTCGAGCTGCACAGTGATAGCGGCGCCCTGCGCTGCACCATCAGTAATCTGGGTGCACGCTGGCTATCCGCCTGGGTGCCGGATCGTGATGGGCAATGGGAAGACGTACTGCTGGGCTACCCGCAGCTGCAGGACTATTGCCACGACAGCGCCTACTTCGGCGCCATTGTCGGCCCCTGGGCCAATCGTATTGCCCACGGGCGCTTCGAGCTGGACGGCCAGACCATCCAGCTGCAGCAGAATCAGGGCAGTAACCATCTGCACGGCGGCGATCAGGGTCTGCATGCGCAGCGGTGGCAGTGTCTGGAGCACAGTCCGCAGCAGCTGCGTCTGGGCTGCTCGCTGCCAGCCAGCCGCAGCGGCTATCCGGCCGATGTCCGGGTGGAGGTGACTTACCGTATCGTCGATAGCACCCTTCATATTCACTATCAGGCCGAGGTTTCTGCCCGCTGCCCGCTGAATCTGACCGCGCATCCCTACTTCAATCTGGCGCCCCGCCGCGGTGACATCGGCCAGCACTGGCTGCAGATTCATGCCGGGCGCTATCTGGCGGTGGATGAACAGCTGATCCCGCAAAGCGAAGAAGCGGTGGATAACAGCCCGTTCGACCTGCGCCAGCCACGGCAGCTGGCCGGTATTCTGGCGCTGCTGACGCAGCCCGGCTGCCCGCGCCAGTTAAGCCTGGGCGCCGGGCTGGATCATTGCTGGCTGCCCGATGGTCAGGGTCTGCGTGAGGTGGCGCTGGTGTATGAGCCGCACAGTGGTCGCCAGCTGCGGGTCAGCAGCGATCAGCCGGGGCTGCAGTGTTACACCGGCAACTATCTGGCCGGCATTGCCGGCAGGCAGGGCCTCTACCGCAATCACGCTGGCTTCTGTCTGGAAGCCCAGGCCCTGCCTGATCAGGTCAACAGCCCACGGGCCGCCGACTGTCTCTATACCCCGGAGCGCCCTTACCGGCAGCACAGCTGCTACCAGTTCACGACCCGCAGCGGCTGA
- a CDS encoding PAS domain-containing methyl-accepting chemotaxis protein, with protein sequence MRKNLPVNNVERSFSASEQLISTTDLKGQITHCNEAFIKISGFTREELIGAPHNLVRHPDMPPSVFQHMWTTLKAGKPWMGIVKNRCKNGDFYWVDAYVTPILEAGKVVGYESVRAQPSADQKKWAAALYERINQGKSTSHSTFMYLLGQYWFVPLMGIISLLSTWYLPASISAPLTLILTIGSGALCVSKVLGKLTHALRFTKNSFTDPLIAQTYTEAKGSFGMLEMALISEQSRLRTILGRIGDSANYVAKKSEEAGAFNQQILRSLDTQQRETEQSASAMHEMAATINEVAENVQLTAEETKQAATTSAQGQQVAQVTLQAISKLADQVKNMSESVNELDSHTLKITEAVDIIRTIAEQTNLLALNAAIEAARAGEQGRGFAVVADEVRSLANRTQSSTQHIHEIIENLRNGATTAVQTAQDGLQVADQGLLKVEETSQALEQILASISRISDMSQQMGVATEEQAHVAEDINQQVTRISSLAGDSVSQASAANTATLDLLNASEDLRNLVSRFTR encoded by the coding sequence ATGCGTAAAAACTTGCCCGTAAATAATGTAGAAAGAAGTTTTTCTGCCAGCGAACAACTGATCTCTACCACTGATTTAAAAGGCCAAATTACTCATTGCAATGAAGCCTTTATCAAAATCAGTGGTTTCACTCGCGAAGAGCTGATTGGTGCCCCACACAATCTGGTGCGCCATCCTGACATGCCACCCAGTGTCTTCCAGCATATGTGGACGACGCTCAAAGCTGGCAAACCGTGGATGGGGATTGTCAAAAACCGCTGCAAAAACGGTGACTTCTACTGGGTAGATGCCTATGTCACACCCATCCTTGAGGCAGGCAAGGTGGTCGGCTATGAGTCCGTGCGGGCACAACCCAGTGCCGATCAGAAAAAGTGGGCGGCCGCGCTGTACGAACGAATCAACCAGGGCAAGTCTACCAGCCACTCCACCTTTATGTATCTGCTCGGCCAGTACTGGTTTGTGCCGCTGATGGGCATCATCAGCCTGCTGAGCACCTGGTATCTGCCTGCCTCCATCAGTGCCCCGCTGACGCTGATACTGACCATCGGCAGCGGCGCACTCTGTGTCAGCAAGGTGCTGGGCAAACTGACCCATGCACTGCGCTTTACCAAGAACTCCTTTACCGACCCCCTGATCGCCCAGACCTATACCGAAGCCAAGGGCAGCTTCGGCATGCTGGAAATGGCGCTGATCAGTGAGCAGTCGCGCCTGCGTACCATTCTTGGACGTATCGGTGATTCAGCTAACTATGTCGCCAAAAAGTCCGAAGAGGCAGGTGCCTTCAATCAGCAGATTCTGCGCTCCCTCGACACCCAGCAGCGGGAAACAGAACAGAGCGCGTCGGCCATGCACGAGATGGCTGCCACCATCAACGAAGTGGCAGAAAACGTCCAGCTGACCGCCGAGGAAACCAAGCAGGCGGCCACCACATCAGCCCAGGGCCAGCAGGTGGCACAAGTCACACTGCAGGCCATCAGCAAGCTGGCTGATCAGGTCAAAAATATGAGCGAGTCGGTCAATGAGCTGGACAGCCATACCCTGAAGATTACTGAGGCCGTCGACATCATTCGCACCATTGCCGAGCAGACCAACCTGCTGGCCCTGAATGCCGCCATCGAGGCGGCCCGCGCCGGGGAACAGGGCCGGGGCTTTGCCGTGGTTGCCGATGAAGTCCGCTCGCTGGCCAACCGTACCCAGTCCTCCACCCAGCATATTCATGAAATCATCGAGAACCTGCGCAATGGCGCTACTACGGCAGTGCAAACCGCTCAGGACGGCCTGCAGGTGGCTGATCAGGGGCTGCTCAAGGTGGAAGAGACCAGTCAGGCGCTGGAGCAGATTCTGGCCTCCATCAGCCGTATCAGCGATATGAGCCAGCAGATGGGCGTGGCAACCGAAGAGCAGGCCCATGTCGCCGAAGATATCAATCAGCAGGTCACCCGTATTTCCTCTCTGGCCGGCGACAGCGTCAGTCAGGCCAGTGCTGCCAACACCGCCACACTGGATCTGTTGAACGCCTCGGAGGATCTGCGTAATCTGGTTAGCCGTTTTACCCGCTAA
- the xylF gene encoding D-xylose ABC transporter substrate-binding protein: MKPIKATLKASVKAVACAVLLAGVSAPAWSAVKIGMAIDDLRLERWQKDRDFFVAQAEKLGASVDVQSANGNEQTQIAQIENMISKGVDVLVIIPYNGEVLSNVIAEAKSEGIKVLAYDRLIKNADIDFYVSFDNEKVGEIQAEALLSKQPKGKYFLMGGSPVDNNAHMFRDGQMKVLKPAIDRGDITVVGDQWVDSWLAENALKIMENALTANHNQIDAVVASNDSTAGGAIQALQAQGLAGKVAISGQDADVAALKRIIAGTQTMTVYKPINKLATEAATVAVALGDDKAPESNATLNNGSKDVPSYLLDPIAVDNHNLQQTVVADGFVSQAALAQ, encoded by the coding sequence ATGAAACCCATCAAGGCCACCCTCAAAGCCTCTGTTAAAGCGGTTGCCTGCGCTGTGCTGCTGGCCGGTGTGTCGGCGCCTGCCTGGTCGGCAGTGAAGATCGGCATGGCGATCGATGACCTGCGTCTGGAGCGCTGGCAGAAAGACCGCGACTTCTTCGTCGCTCAGGCCGAGAAGCTCGGCGCCAGCGTGGATGTGCAGTCCGCCAACGGCAACGAACAGACGCAGATCGCGCAGATCGAGAACATGATCTCCAAGGGCGTCGATGTGCTGGTGATCATTCCCTACAACGGCGAAGTGCTGAGCAATGTCATCGCCGAGGCCAAGAGTGAAGGTATCAAGGTGCTGGCCTATGACCGCCTGATCAAGAACGCCGATATCGACTTCTATGTGTCGTTCGACAATGAAAAGGTGGGTGAGATTCAGGCCGAGGCATTACTGAGCAAGCAACCCAAGGGTAAGTACTTCCTGATGGGCGGTTCGCCGGTGGACAACAATGCCCATATGTTCCGCGACGGGCAGATGAAGGTGCTGAAGCCCGCCATTGATCGTGGCGATATCACCGTGGTGGGTGACCAGTGGGTGGATTCCTGGCTGGCAGAAAATGCGCTGAAAATCATGGAAAACGCCCTGACCGCCAACCACAACCAGATTGATGCGGTCGTTGCCTCCAATGACTCCACCGCCGGTGGTGCCATTCAGGCCCTGCAGGCGCAGGGACTGGCGGGCAAGGTGGCGATTTCCGGTCAGGATGCCGATGTGGCGGCGCTGAAACGCATCATCGCGGGCACCCAGACCATGACCGTGTACAAGCCGATCAACAAGCTGGCCACCGAAGCCGCTACGGTGGCGGTGGCACTGGGTGATGACAAAGCGCCGGAATCCAACGCTACCCTCAACAACGGCAGCAAGGATGTGCCTTCCTACCTGCTTGACCCCATCGCGGTCGACAATCACAACCTGCAGCAGACTGTTGTCGCTGATGGTTTCGTCAGTCAGGCCGCTCTGGCCCAGTAA
- a CDS encoding xylose ABC transporter ATP-binding protein — translation MALLEMRRISKTFGQVKALDGIDLQLQAGEVLSLCGENGSGKSTLMKILSGVYPSGDYEGEIWLAGEQIRARGLRDMEALGVVMIHQELTLVKQLSIQDNLFLGCEPHQHGVLNEARMVQRACQLLQRVHLDIDPDTLVADLGVGQQQLVEIAKALGKEARLLILDEPTAPLTEREAQLLLGLIGELRQQGVSCIFISHKLSEVKAISDLICVIRDGVHIATREARQLSSDDIVTLMVGREIRQLFPREPHAIGDVVLEVGPVTAWDRQRPGVQRVQNVSFSVREGEIVGIAGLVGSGRTELMECLFASYEGRYHCPLRLRGQALQFRDNRQALAQGIVMVPEDRKRHGIVPILGVGDNITLAALPTLRRHGLLCEASETVAINDGIRRLRVKTAAASLPISQLSGGNQQKAILARCLMLHPRILILDEPTRGIDVGAKYEIYKLIYELARQGIAILMVSSELPEVLGISDRVLVMHNGQLKGDLPNDGLTQEAIMGCALRQEEASHAG, via the coding sequence ATGGCTTTGCTGGAAATGCGCCGTATCAGCAAGACCTTTGGTCAGGTGAAGGCGCTGGATGGCATCGATCTGCAGTTGCAGGCCGGGGAGGTGCTGTCGCTCTGTGGTGAGAACGGCTCGGGCAAGTCGACCCTGATGAAGATTCTCAGTGGTGTCTATCCGAGTGGCGACTATGAAGGGGAAATCTGGCTGGCTGGTGAGCAGATCCGCGCCCGTGGCCTTCGCGATATGGAAGCGCTGGGCGTGGTGATGATTCATCAGGAGCTGACGCTGGTGAAGCAGCTCAGCATTCAGGACAACCTGTTTCTGGGGTGTGAACCTCATCAGCACGGTGTGCTCAATGAGGCCCGTATGGTTCAGCGGGCCTGCCAGCTGCTGCAGAGGGTACATCTGGATATCGACCCCGACACGCTGGTGGCTGATCTCGGCGTCGGCCAGCAGCAGCTGGTGGAAATCGCCAAGGCGCTGGGCAAGGAAGCGCGGCTGCTGATTCTCGATGAGCCCACCGCACCACTGACGGAGCGCGAGGCCCAGCTGCTGCTGGGGCTGATCGGCGAGCTGCGGCAACAGGGCGTCAGCTGCATCTTCATTTCCCACAAGCTCAGCGAAGTGAAGGCCATCTCGGATCTTATCTGCGTGATTCGTGACGGCGTACATATCGCCACCCGCGAGGCACGACAGCTCAGCAGTGACGATATCGTCACCCTGATGGTGGGACGGGAGATTCGCCAGCTGTTCCCCCGTGAGCCGCACGCCATTGGTGACGTGGTGCTGGAAGTGGGGCCGGTCACCGCCTGGGATCGTCAGCGGCCCGGTGTACAGCGGGTACAGAACGTCAGTTTCAGCGTGCGCGAAGGGGAGATTGTCGGCATCGCCGGGCTGGTAGGGTCTGGCCGTACGGAGCTGATGGAGTGTTTGTTTGCCAGTTATGAAGGGCGTTATCACTGTCCGCTGCGCCTCAGGGGACAGGCGCTACAGTTCAGGGACAACCGGCAGGCGCTGGCGCAGGGCATTGTCATGGTGCCGGAAGACCGCAAGCGCCATGGCATCGTGCCGATTCTCGGTGTGGGCGACAACATCACCCTGGCGGCATTGCCCACCCTGCGCCGCCACGGCCTGCTGTGCGAGGCCAGCGAAACCGTCGCTATTAATGACGGCATTCGCCGTTTGCGGGTCAAGACGGCGGCGGCCAGTCTGCCGATCAGCCAGCTCAGTGGCGGTAACCAGCAGAAGGCCATTCTGGCCCGCTGCCTGATGTTGCATCCACGCATTCTGATTCTCGATGAGCCCACCCGCGGTATCGACGTCGGCGCCAAGTATGAAATCTACAAACTGATCTACGAGCTGGCGCGACAGGGCATCGCCATTCTGATGGTGTCGTCGGAACTGCCCGAGGTGCTGGGTATCAGTGACCGGGTGCTGGTCATGCATAACGGTCAGTTGAAGGGGGATCTGCCCAATGACGGGCTGACCCAGGAAGCGATCATGGGCTGTGCCCTGCGACAGGAGGAGGCCAGCCATGCTGGATAA
- a CDS encoding MBL fold metallo-hydrolase gives MELLFLGTSSGTPTKARNVSALALRRAGSKSWCLIDCGEGTQHQILHTPLSLAQLDTLLITHVHGDHCYGLPGLLASAALSGRKQPLRIIAPAAIKPLIDCYQQLTELRLTYAIDFIAVEELAGTSSTQQIITPEFAIDAFPLSHRVPSYAYRFSERQLEGKLDIDKLRAEEIPPGPMWHQLLKGAVLNFNGRQLNGHDYLLAPRQPRAVVIAGDNDEPSCLSEAVAGASLLVHEATFTVDIHHKVGPAAGHSDAARVARFAAGQQLPHLVLSHFSARYGYGSRSPCIADIEQEARQYYAGSLWLANDFDLLHLDKQLQLSVSSLRPSS, from the coding sequence ATGGAACTGCTGTTTCTCGGTACCTCCTCCGGTACCCCCACCAAAGCCCGCAATGTTTCCGCCCTCGCTCTGCGCCGGGCGGGCAGTAAATCCTGGTGCCTGATCGACTGCGGTGAAGGCACCCAGCATCAGATACTGCATACCCCCCTGTCGCTGGCACAACTGGATACTCTGCTGATTACCCATGTGCATGGCGATCATTGCTACGGGCTGCCCGGCCTGCTGGCCAGTGCGGCACTCAGTGGCCGCAAGCAGCCGCTACGCATCATCGCTCCGGCGGCAATAAAGCCACTGATTGACTGTTACCAGCAGCTGACCGAATTGCGGCTGACCTATGCCATCGACTTTATTGCCGTGGAAGAGCTGGCCGGCACCAGCAGTACACAACAGATCATCACCCCTGAATTTGCTATTGATGCCTTTCCGCTGTCACACCGGGTGCCGTCCTATGCCTATCGCTTCAGCGAGCGTCAACTCGAAGGCAAGCTGGATATCGACAAGCTGCGGGCTGAAGAGATCCCGCCGGGGCCGATGTGGCATCAGCTGCTCAAGGGTGCCGTACTGAACTTCAACGGCCGGCAGCTGAATGGCCATGATTATCTGCTGGCGCCACGCCAGCCACGCGCGGTGGTGATCGCCGGTGACAACGATGAACCGTCCTGCCTGAGCGAAGCGGTCGCGGGTGCCAGTCTGCTGGTGCATGAAGCCACCTTTACCGTCGATATTCACCACAAGGTCGGCCCGGCCGCAGGCCACAGTGATGCGGCGCGGGTAGCACGCTTTGCCGCCGGGCAGCAACTGCCTCATCTGGTCCTGAGTCATTTCAGTGCCCGCTACGGTTATGGCAGCCGCAGCCCGTGTATTGCCGATATAGAGCAGGAGGCACGCCAGTACTATGCAGGCAGTCTGTGGCTGGCCAATGACTTCGACCTGCTGCATCTGGACAAACAGCTGCAGTTGTCAGTCAGCTCATTGCGCCCCTCAAGTTAG